Part of the Hippopotamus amphibius kiboko isolate mHipAmp2 chromosome 7, mHipAmp2.hap2, whole genome shotgun sequence genome, GAATTAAACCTGTGCTTCCGTCCTAGCAGTTACCGTGTTCTCTTTTGTGGTGACTTCTGTTTGTCTCTTATCTCCCCAAACATACACTGCAAAGCCCTCGCAGGCTCTGCAGCACCCTGGAGGCTGCCCTACAGGAAGAAGCACCACAATAGCTTTTGTTAACCAACTGCAGATACCTTTGGGTTGCAGCGGTGTTTGTATAATGACTGTTACCAAGAGAGCTTAGAGAAATTATAAGGATTATAAGTACACAAAAGACTGAGGTACACTTGGGAAGAAAAGTAACAGTATAAACAGAAAAGCATGCCGTAACCCCACTGGCAGGAAGATTTCAAAGGAACTGCAATACCAGTCCCAGgctaaacaaaaaagaattaaactgacaCTTTGCCTGGGCACCCACAAGAACAACTCACCGCCTGAATATGGCCAGTGTCCACTATGGCTTTCTGAGCAGCCCTGGCGCGGACACACAGGCCTATTTCCCCAGGATGCCGCCATCCCAGCAGCTGCTGTCTTGATCCCAGCAGACCCTGGGGCGGCTGTCCTTGCTCACCGGCCAGCGCTGGGTCAGGTGCCAGCATTCGGAAATCACAGGCCCGCCGCCTGTCCTCTGCAGGGTAGTAACCCAGCAGAACAGAGCACACTGATGTGGGCGGCATCACACTTCAGTAAGTGCGCTCAGGGAGGGAGGCTGCCCAGGTCCCGGGAACCCCAGGCTGGACACGCAATGACCCAGCTCTGCATCCCGCCTGCAACATGCCTCTCCTGGTTCCCCTCTGCGGAGCTAACTCCCTTTCTTCCTGCAGACCTTGGCGCAGAGATCACCTTCTCAAACAGGAGGCCCTGGCTGCCCTATTTTCATTGCCACACCCGccacctctctccccatcccctttcTGATTCTCTCCAACACCAACCAGTTGGGTGACGGTagctgccctgcccccccccccacaaggcgGGCAGGGGCGGTGGCCTGCGGTGCGCAGGTGGCGCGAGAAGGCCCTGCGGAGAAAGTCCCTACAGGACGGCGGCACTGGGCAGGGGCAGAGCCGGGGCCATCCCTGACCCCACGGGGACAGGACAGGCCACCAGGCCTGGATAGACCCGGGTGGCAGTTCCCAACCTCACGTGGATGGGACGGGCCACCAGGCCGGGGTAGACCTGGGTCACGGTCCCCAGCCCTGTGGGGACGGGACAGGCTACTAGGCCAGGGTAGACCCAGGTGGCGGTTCTCAACCTCGCCGGGACAGGACAGACCACCAGGCCGGAGTAGACCCGGGCATGGTCCCCGGCCCCACGGGGACAGGACGAGCCACCAGGCCGGGGGCAGAGCCAGGGGCGGTCCCCGACCCTGCGGGGACAGAACAGGCCACCAGGCCTGGACAGACCTAGGTCACGGTCCCCAGCCCCACGGGGACAGGACAGGCCACCGGGCCTGGACAGACCTAGGTCACGGTCCCCAGCCCCGCGGGGACAGGACGAGCCACCAGACCTGGACAGACCCGGGGAAGGGATGGGCCACCAGGCCTGGATAGACCCGGGCATGGTCCCAGGCCCCGCAGGGACGGGACAGGCCACCAGGCCGGAGTAGACCCAGGCACGGTCCCTGGTCTTGCCGAGACAGGACGGGCCACCAGACCTGGATAGACCCGGGGAAGGGACAGGCCACCAGGCCTGGGAGACCCGGGCACGGTCCCTGGCCCCGCAAGTACAGGACGGGCCACCAGGCCTGGACAGACCCGGGGACAGGACAGACCACCAGGCCGGAGTAGACCCGGGCATGGTCCCCAGCCCCACGGGGACAGGACGAGCCACCAGGccgggggcagagctgggggtggtCCCCGACCCTGCGGGGACAGAACGGGCCACCAGGCCTGGACAGACCTAGGTCACGGTCCCCAGCCCCGTGGGGACAGGACAGGCCACCGGGCCTGGACAGACCCGGGGACGGGACGGGCCACCAGGCCTGGATAGACTCGGGGAAGGGACGGGCCACCAGGCCTGGATAGACCCGGGCACGGTCCCCGGCCCCGCAGGGACGGGACAGGCCACCAGGCCGGAGTAGACCCGGGCACGGTCCCTGGTCTTGCCGAGACAGGATGGGTCACCCTGCCGAGGTAGATCAGGGCCCGCGGGGACGGGACGGGCCACCAGGCCTGGGAGACCCGGGCACGGTCCCCgggccccggggcggggcggcggcgggcgaGGCGCGGGCGGCACTTACTCGAGCTTCTGGAAGCGCTCGCGGCCGGCCGCCACGTACTTGCCGCCGGGCGTCAGCGCGTCCAGCTCGCGCACCGGGCGCCCGCGCGTGGGGGTGAAGAGGCGCCGGACGCCGCTCGGCCCCCCCAGCTGCTCCGTCAGCTGCTCCAGCAGCGCCTCGAAGGTGGCCACGCGGCGCCGCGACAGCACGACCTTGCGGCCCACGTAGAAGCGGTCGCCGTTGCGGTAGACCACGACGGCCTTGGCGGGCGTGGTGTCCACCAGCACGTGCGGCGCGCGCGAGCCCATGGCCCCGGCtccgccgcccgcgccgcccgtGCCGCCCGCGCGCTCCCCACGCGGgtccccggccgccgccgcccgcgctgACGCCACCGCGATTGTGACCGCCGCCCGCCCGGCAGAGGGGCGGCACGAGCcgggcaggtggggggggggcggagccAGCACAGGTGCCGGGCATCAGAGTGCGGGCAGGGGAGGACCCCAGAGCTCGCAGGAAGGCAGGCGGGCGCGGCTCCTGCAGAGGTGGCGGGAGCCGGAGGGGGAGGACCCGCTGGGCACCCGCACGACCCCTCCCACTACCCCTCCGCCCTGCGATGCacgggaggtggggaggtggggagatgggggggcGGTATCAGGACCACCTTGACAAAAGTGCGTCGAGGAGGAATTGTCAGAGCCTGCGAGGCATGGGGTTACTAGGCGCAGCGGGCACGCGGCACCTCAAAGGTGTCACCTTCAGGACGCACCTTCCTTTGGGGCAGAACAGTTCAAGGGCCCGTGTGTCCTTGGGAGGGTCGCTCCCTCCTCTGGGTGAAGAGAGGCCAGTCCGCGGAGCTGCTGCACTGAGTGACACTGAGTGACACTGAGCTGAGTGACGCTGGGCATGTACTTTCCCAGCGGCGCCGATGCGCTCAGACAGACTTTTAAAGACGTAGGTTACGCATTACCTGTTGAAGTGCCTCTGAAGGTACAGAACACTGACGCTATACATATCAGTATCTcgttctgttaaaaaaaagaaagaaaggaagaaaaagaaaagcaatcctGCCATTCACAGCCACAGCCAATATTTCAGCTGCCAGGCGCTGGGTAGCAACATTAGAAACAGACACCAGTGCGTGACTGACCACTTTACCAAACCACCAGGAATTACATTGCCCTTCAAAACATGAACCGCTAGAACCTTCTTAAGGTTCGGGTGTCGAAAACCCTCCAGAAGAAGAGTGTGACTGAGTCCTCGTGTGACCGCTGCGCTGCCGCGTGGGGTTAGAGGTTCGCCCTGAAGCCCGCCTTCACCCAGAACCGCATCACGGGCTTCTCGCGGGGCCGCAGGAGGCAGATGGAGCTGGGGAAGCCCTGGAGTCGCAGGCGGCTCACGCCCCGTCAGGGATGATGGTCCTGCAGCTCCGGGGTTAGGCTGTCCAATACGTGGTTCTCGTCGGGGTTTAGCTGAAAAGAGAGGCAGAGGTGGAGGTCCATGGAAGAACCAGATGGGCTGACACGCCCAAGGCCGCGCATCGGCTTGGACTCAGGggctttaaaaagtgaaagttaCTCAGGGGTAGCGACCTGGCTTGCCAGAGCCATCAGCGGGTAGGGACAGGATGCCCAGAGGAGACCAACATGCGTAAAACAAACCTGTGGTGTTTGCTTTTAATGGTTAATTAAGTGGACAAACTGATGAGAAAAAGCAAGAAGGGGGCACATGGGTGTCTCCCGGAGGCCATCACCCTTCATGACAGGGAGCAGCCCTCACCGCCGTCTCTGACCAGGAACTGACCACTTCCCTCCTGGATGATCCAAGAAAACGCTTCGGGAACATCTCAGCATCCCTCCCACAGGTGGGCACACTCCTGTAGCTTTAAATATGCGAGGTGCCCCTCCTGAAAAGTTAATATAATGCAGAAACATTTTTCCATGTAAATATTTTTGGACAAGATGGTCTAAAACAAAATTTGATTGTTACATATGCAAAGGTATGAGAAATTAGGGCccgtctttttattttctatataaattatatatatgagtgcctgtctttattttatatgtaaaagcgCAGATGTGGCTTTTAACAGCTCATTTGTTGTACTGTTAAACTGAGCAGAAGTTTGGGGTTGTACCATAATCCTTCGAAATCCAGTCTGAGTGAAGTAGCTCCGGGGAGGGCGGCCTGCACAGCTCCTGATGGGTGAGGTACTGCACTAACCTTTGTGACCGGAAGCAGTGGTTTCCACTTGTGGCCCGGAACATCCCACTTCTGCTTGACCACGTCTTCTTCTTCCTGAGTCGTCAGGATGCAGCCGTCCAGCTTACAGCTGTCAGGAGAATTGcctattggaaaaaaataaaggttgaCTTTCTCCACTCTGTTTGTACTCGGTGCAGTTTGGTGTATAGAATATCAGCTTTTTTTAGTTGGATCAAAAACCCAGGAAAAAAAAGTCGCTTCTTGggcttttggctaagatcaagtgtagtatCTGTTCTTAGCAGTTTAATATCTGATACGTCCTCTATCTGCGAACAACAATATTACATGGATTTTGAGAACCAGGAGATGGAATAGGAGCTTGCTCTGTCCACTGCACACATCGACCTGGTATTGCAGTACATCCAGAAAcggtgcaccaaaaaaaaaaagaaaaaacaaatcaacGTCCTTTCTAAACAAAAGCAAAGGTATAAAGTATGTGAAAGAAGGAATGTAGCAGTTTGTGATGGAGCTGGATTGCCTGATGAAATTCATGAGTGTTTGCTTCTCAGAGGAATGAGTGGCCTGGCATATGCCAATGGACGGGTGCATTTGAGGTTGAATGAAGGACGTTTTACTTTGAAAGGTGAACATGTTTGATAAGCTTCCTAGATTGCATATTTAATTACTTGCAAACTGTCCTGTGGCTCATCTGAAATTATTATGAAGCTGGAAGATATTTTCCTTGTGGCATCATATGAAAGAATAGAATCATATAatcagaagacaaagaaatactgATTTCTTAGGGCTTAGCAGCAACCACAGGTGTTGTATGCAAGGATTTGTAAGTGTTCTCTAGGTGAAAATATATGGTCCtgagttttccttctctctttggaATTTCCTCGGGCATTTCATCAGAATCAGGTGCCCAGTGGGGTGAGAGGACCTTAGTGGAAGGTTCCCACACTGTTCGTGAGGAGAGTGTCTACAGGGATCCCCAGGACTTAGACCAACAGAGGAGAAGCAGCTGATGAAGAACTCTGGCAGAAGAGGATGCTCTTTGAGACAGTGTTCTCCGGGTGCAGGAGGAGAACACTAGGACGACTGTTGCTGCTTCTTTAATATAcgtacacacacgtgtgtatatatatatatatatgttaagcCTTGCATAGTTGATGTCATAACTGGATGCTGGCTCGTTCCCTGGTCCCGTGACTGTCATCATTGGTGATAGAGATACCCCGAGGACCACAAGCAGTGTGTTTGTGGCGTATTGCAGCCTGGGGTCCCTGGTTACGTGGATTTGCTGGTTGTTACCTCGTTTTAAATAAACTACCCCTCAGAAGAATAAAGTGATTTTAAACTATCCATGCAGAGAACCATGGATTAAAGATACGACTagacactttgctgtacagcagagattggcacaacattgtaaatcaactatacttcaatttttaaaaaataaaattttaaaaaaaatgatacaactggAGAGGATTTGCAAACATCCACGAACACCAAGAAGAGAGCAGAGCTGACATTGCTGGTGACCTGCAGGATGAGCCCTTGGTCAGCCGTGTTGCAAAGTGAAAGCAATGACCGCCATCGGATCTAAACCTCAGTCTTGCGGACAGGAGTTTCAATTACCAAGACTTCTTGAAATAATTTACATACACTACCACTGATGATGAACTTCACCTTAAATATGTGCTGTGCCTTGATGAAACACTCACTAGTTGAGTGAGGTCTTTATGATTCacaagacatttaaaaatcaggcatCCCATGTATGAATCCAAACTGCTGTGTTCATGCACGGATAGCCAGACAATCATAAGATCCCCCCCCCCAGTACTTATCAAAATGTCACCTAACAATTATAAAAGTTTAGTAACctcttttgaattttcttaatACAATGACACATGTATCTTGTTTCACAAGAAAGTAAATACAGAGTATTAAGGGTGGttgtccaaatttttttttactaatgaaagtgcacaattttaaaaaggtgtaGATCACTGCCTTCAAAGTCTAGCCTGGAGAAGAAATGGTCACCAATCTACTTGGGACCCTTCCCCATTAGAAGATACCCCCAGCCAGTTCTTCTTATGACCTAACCAGGAAGTGTTTCATAGGCTTTTTCCAAGTGGAATTCAGGGCCCCTATGGTGAAGAGCCTTACAGCATCATAGAATCTTATGAATTTGTAGACATTAGTTCAACTCTGGCATTTTATAAAGCGGAAACAGGGTACAGAGAGTTAAAGTACCATGCTCAGGGCTGCACATCTGTGAGTGGAAAGCCAGGTCCACAGCCGCTGTCCTGAGTCCCACCCCCGTAGGAGCCCACTGTATCTATAACCAGCACACCGAATACAGAGCATTTCCTCATGGCGGTACATTtacctttgaaatattttgtgtcgATTTCAATTTGAGTAATTACTCCAGGATGTGCCAGCAGGAAAACTGCCCATTCACAACCCGGAACTAGGAGAACACCATTCTCATCATTCtggaattcaaaaagaaaaagaaaaaacataagccAGCTTGGCATCACGCAAGACAGCAGTCCTGAACACCAGCAGGTGAAAATGTTGGCATGAATCAATACCTGTtatttcttactgtaaaagaGTGTTTCCTGTGACCTTGTTTGTAAATTACTTCTTGTATAAAGTGCCTCTTTGCTTTCATTCTGTAAGTACCTCCAGGCCAACTCAGGAGTTTTTTGGGCACTTggtaaatttttaatgaatttttgatatgattttgtatgtcagttataaATTCAGGTAGGATGCTATATACAAAAGGGTCAGTTTGTTTTGACCTTTCAAAGTGGATATGTTTTTGGTCAAATCTGTACCAGTGTATGACCTTCCTCCAAGCACTAGTTTCTAGCCAGGAGAGTTTGTTTATTTACATCTGGAAGCACTGGGTGATACAAAAACTAACCCAAGAAAGAAGTGTTTACGATTATGTTTGCAATGAGATTTACAAATTGAAAAGTATCTTCTTTCCTGTCCTTTTTTACTTCCTTATCTCAAGTCAGTTACTGGCCAAATTAAACAGCTGGGTCATCTCTAGAGTCCCGTCACAAGTTCACACAAGTGGTTTCACCCAGGGATACACAGatattaaaaatgatgaaatggtGTTTTTCCCTCCAGATCAGCCAACAAATTTATTCGTGGGTTTTGTATCATTAAATTGTAGatattcttgtttctttattgaaaaaaacagacaattcCAATAATGCATTAGAACAGCCGGCATTAACCAGTAAGTTTGGCCTTCTGAGTCTTCATGTCTAGTCTGGCCTTGATATTATAATGAAACAGTAGGAAGTTTGGAAATGTGGAGAAGTAATAAGTATTTAGAAAAACGCTTAAgaggtttctaaaaaaaaaaaatctccttgacatcaagtggaaaaaaaaaacaaacctgcagTTTGTAGGAAGCTCAGGCCACGGTATTTCCACCTCTCACCTCCAGTATTGGTGGCCTGTCCAGCCTTTGTGCTGTTTCCCAGCCGTCTGCCATAGACTCTGTGAGGCGGACTCCTGCCAAAAACAACATCGCTTAAGGGGCTGTCACAGGAACATCCCATTCTGTGTTAAATGTGTGAAGGGATGCCTCGGGGTGGTTAACAGCAGGTCCCATGCACCTGAGCATTGATACGGACATTACTCTCATTAAAGTTAATGTTTCAGTAAATTCAGCCATAGGGTTAGTcaatttcacttttccttttataGCAACTGCTTAAGCCAAAGTTAGGAGGGAAAACAGCTATTGGTTTATGTCGTGTCATACAGGCATGCAGTCCTGCACAGGGGTGACGGGTCTTATCCACTCTCGTGCTCTGAGACAGCCCCTCGCTCTTGAATGATTCAGACCGTGTTGGGGTGTTTAATGCGGTGCCCAGATGTCCCCAGTAAAAGCCAGCCCCTAGAGCATCGCCTCACCTATTATGTTGTTTCGGTGCCCAAAATGTGCATTGCTAAATCCTACACAGGCACCCCCGTAAGCAATGGTCACCAGGTCTAACGGTTCCTTGGGGTCACTCGCAGTCCAGTCTTTTTGTCCAGTACCATATACTCTAAGACATGCGATTCCACCATCTGGAAAGGAAAGGTGCCTTAGTTATTCCTACTTGGGAAAGTGGCTGTTTGCATGTCCTAAACTACAAAGCTCTCCACACCTGCCTGCTCCGGTTCTCAAATACACCAAGCccgctgccccagggcctttgcacttgccatcCCCTCATCCTGAGACAACTTTTCCAGTTCCCCAAAAGGCTGCTTGTTGTTCTTAGGTCTCAGCTTTGGTGTTGTGGcctcagaaaggccttccctCTGTCCCTGGAGTAATCTTCCCGCCGCACCTGGCGGCTGTCTGATTGCCCAGGTTAATTTTATCATCTCCCCCTGTTTATTTACTGCATCACTCTAATCACAGTCTGAAATTATCTCGTTCTTTATTTAAGTCTCTGGTAATAACAGTCTCCCAGAACCAGAATACAAAATCTTTGAAGGCCAGAGTAGCTGCCTGTCTTGTTTGCTTCTGtgtagcacatagtaggtactcgcattttgttgttgttgaattaaTAACTCTGGGAAGGCCAAAAAGCAATTGGGGAATTCACCACAGATGTAATAATGTTTGTGCCAGAAATCAGCATTGTTAAATCACGCAAGagccttacatttttatttttgcaacgCGTTGCTTCGCAGTGCAATTGGGGATACTGAAGCTAATATT contains:
- the ALLC gene encoding LOW QUALITY PROTEIN: probable inactive allantoicase (The sequence of the model RefSeq protein was modified relative to this genomic sequence to represent the inferred CDS: substituted 2 bases at 2 genomic stop codons), with the translated sequence MTDSPREGKPARPPDFTQLTDLASEFVGGEILFATDDFFVPAEKILXRDSPHFREHEDTEFGTWMDGGQTRRKRVPGHDWCLIQLGMQGFIRGFDVDTAHVTGDYAPRVSIQAANFEEDKQPEIPQQEGRRGAAATPEESEAIAELNSNDWTCLVPMTELKPGNPASSHSYFPVNSQQRWSHVRLNIFPDGGIACLRVYGTGQKDWTASDPKEPLDLVTIAYGGACVGFSNAHFGHRNNIIGVRLTESMADGWETAQRLDRPPILENDENGVLLVPGCEWAVFLLAHPGVITQIEIDTKYFKGNSPDSCKLDGCILTTQEEEDVVKQKWDVPGHKWKPLLPVTKLNPDENHVLDSLTPELQDHHPXRGVSRLRLQGFPSSICLLRPREKPVMRFWVKAGFRANL